A genomic window from Sulfurospirillum oryzae includes:
- the infA gene encoding translation initiation factor IF-1 has product MAKDDVIEIDGKVIEALPNATFKVEVQNSHVILCHIAGKMRMHYIKIMPGDTVKVELTPYSLDKGRITYRYK; this is encoded by the coding sequence ATGGCAAAAGATGACGTAATTGAAATAGACGGTAAAGTGATAGAAGCACTTCCAAACGCAACCTTTAAAGTTGAAGTACAAAATAGCCATGTGATCTTGTGTCACATTGCAGGAAAGATGAGAATGCATTATATTAAAATAATGCCAGGAGACACTGTAAAAGTGGAGTTAACTCCGTATAGTTTGGATAAAGGGCGTATAACTTATAGGTATAAGTAA
- the map gene encoding type I methionyl aminopeptidase has protein sequence MAITIKKPQEIKKLSVANQIVSKTLDYLTCNIHPGLSLKELNAMGESYIQSLGARAAFKGLYGFPAGVCTSVNEVIIHGIPTDYRLKEGDIVGLDIGTEVDGWYGDSAVTVGVGEISKSDEALIACAKDALYYAIDIIQPEMRFKELSHAIEQFILQKGYVPLRGFCGHGIGRKPHEEPEVPNYLEGINPKSGPKIKNGMVFCIEPMICHKDGTPKILEDKWSVVSTDGLRGSHYEHTVAVVDGKVEILSLS, from the coding sequence ATGGCAATTACCATCAAAAAACCACAAGAAATAAAAAAGCTTTCGGTAGCAAATCAGATAGTCTCGAAAACGTTAGATTATCTTACATGTAATATTCATCCAGGGCTTAGCCTGAAAGAGCTGAACGCCATGGGTGAGTCTTACATACAAAGTTTGGGTGCTCGCGCAGCATTTAAAGGGCTCTATGGCTTTCCTGCAGGTGTTTGTACTTCTGTCAATGAAGTGATTATTCACGGCATTCCTACCGATTATCGTCTTAAAGAGGGTGATATTGTAGGGCTTGATATTGGTACAGAAGTGGATGGCTGGTATGGCGATTCTGCTGTAACTGTAGGTGTTGGAGAAATTTCAAAAAGCGATGAAGCATTAATAGCTTGCGCTAAAGACGCTTTGTATTATGCGATTGATATTATCCAGCCAGAGATGCGTTTTAAAGAACTAAGTCATGCTATTGAGCAATTTATCCTTCAAAAAGGTTATGTTCCTTTGCGCGGATTTTGTGGACATGGCATTGGTAGAAAGCCTCACGAAGAGCCAGAAGTTCCAAACTATTTAGAAGGGATCAATCCTAAAAGTGGTCCTAAAATCAAAAATGGAATGGTGTTCTGTATTGAGCCAATGATCTGCCATAAAGATGGGACACCTAAAATTTTGGAAGATAAGTGGTCTGTTGTTTCAACAGATGGGTTAAGAGGAAGCCACTATGAGCACACTGTTGCTGTCGTAGATGGCAAAGTAGAAATTTTGTCTCTATCTTGA
- the rpsC gene encoding 30S ribosomal protein S3, with amino-acid sequence MGQKVNPIGLRLGINRNWDSRWFPSKQTLATSIGEDYKIRTFLKKELYYAGVSQILIERTAKKLRVTVVAARPGIIIGKKGSDIEKLRVKLTKLIDKDVNVNIKEERRPQASAQLCAENVAMQLERRVAFRRAMKKVIQGAQKSGAKGIKISVSGRLGGAEMARTEWYLEGRVPLHTLRAKIDYGFAEAHTTYGVIGVKVWIFKGEVLVKGLVPEKEEAPEKENSRKPRARKERGKN; translated from the coding sequence ATGGGTCAAAAAGTAAATCCGATTGGTTTAAGACTTGGTATTAATAGAAACTGGGATTCACGTTGGTTCCCAAGTAAGCAAACCTTAGCGACAAGCATTGGTGAAGATTACAAAATTAGAACATTTTTGAAAAAAGAGCTTTACTATGCAGGTGTGAGTCAAATTTTGATTGAGCGTACTGCTAAAAAGCTTAGAGTTACTGTTGTTGCTGCGCGTCCTGGTATCATTATTGGTAAAAAAGGCTCTGATATTGAAAAATTAAGAGTTAAATTGACCAAACTTATTGATAAAGATGTTAACGTCAACATTAAAGAAGAGAGACGTCCTCAAGCTTCAGCACAACTTTGTGCCGAAAACGTTGCAATGCAACTTGAGCGTCGTGTAGCCTTTAGAAGAGCAATGAAAAAAGTGATTCAGGGTGCACAAAAATCAGGTGCAAAAGGTATTAAAATTTCTGTTTCAGGACGTCTTGGTGGCGCTGAAATGGCAAGAACTGAATGGTACCTTGAAGGACGTGTTCCACTTCATACGCTAAGAGCGAAAATTGATTATGGTTTTGCTGAAGCACACACTACATACGGTGTTATTGGTGTTAAAGTATGGATTTTCAAAGGTGAAGTACTTGTAAAAGGACTTGTACCTGAGAAAGAAGAAGCACCTGAAAAAGAGAATTCACGCAAGCCAAGAGCGCGTAAAGAGAGAGGTAAAAACTAA
- the rpsH gene encoding 30S ribosomal protein S8: MINDLVADSLTRIRNASMRKLDVTKLMHSKLVEAILVIFQNKGYIESFNVVEEGPKKFINVVLKYDARGSQVINEVKKISKPGRRVYKGCDEIKRFKNGYGTIVVSTSKGVLSNDDAHKAGLGGEVICSIW; this comes from the coding sequence ATGATTAATGATCTAGTAGCAGATTCTCTAACAAGAATCAGAAATGCATCAATGAGAAAACTTGATGTCACAAAGTTAATGCATTCAAAACTGGTTGAAGCGATTTTAGTTATTTTCCAAAACAAAGGTTATATCGAAAGTTTTAACGTTGTTGAAGAAGGTCCTAAGAAATTTATCAATGTTGTTTTGAAGTATGACGCAAGAGGCAGCCAAGTTATTAATGAAGTGAAAAAAATCTCAAAACCAGGCCGTAGAGTCTATAAAGGTTGCGACGAAATTAAACGCTTCAAAAATGGTTATGGTACTATCGTTGTTAGTACATCAAAAGGTGTTCTCAGTAATGATGACGCTCACAAAGCAGGTCTTGGTGGCGAAGTTATCTGTAGTATTTGGTAA
- the rpsK gene encoding 30S ribosomal protein S11 yields MAKRKVVRKKVVRKNIAKGIIYISATFNNTVVTVTDEMGNVIAWSSAGSLGFKGSKKSTPYAAQQAVEDALTKAKEHGLKEIGIKVQGPGSGRETAVKSAGTTEGIKVSFLKDITPLPHNGCRPPKRRRV; encoded by the coding sequence ATGGCAAAAAGAAAAGTAGTACGTAAAAAAGTTGTTAGAAAAAATATTGCTAAAGGTATCATTTATATCTCTGCAACATTTAATAACACTGTCGTAACTGTAACTGATGAGATGGGAAATGTTATTGCTTGGAGCAGTGCAGGTAGTTTGGGCTTTAAAGGTAGTAAAAAATCTACTCCTTATGCAGCACAACAAGCCGTAGAAGATGCATTGACTAAAGCAAAAGAGCATGGTCTCAAAGAAATCGGTATTAAAGTTCAAGGCCCGGGCAGTGGTCGCGAGACAGCGGTAAAAAGTGCTGGTACAACAGAAGGTATTAAAGTGTCTTTCCTAAAAGACATTACACCTCTTCCACACAACGGCTGTAGACCTCCAAAAAGAAGAAGAGTTTAA
- the rplX gene encoding 50S ribosomal protein L24 — MATKMKIKKGDTVKVIAGDDKGKEAKVVQVLPKTSQVVVEGCKVVKKAIKPSESNPKGGFANVEKPIHVSNVAKVEGK; from the coding sequence ATGGCGACTAAGATGAAAATTAAAAAAGGCGATACTGTAAAAGTAATCGCAGGCGACGATAAAGGTAAAGAGGCAAAAGTTGTTCAAGTTTTGCCAAAAACTTCACAAGTCGTTGTTGAGGGTTGCAAAGTAGTAAAAAAAGCCATTAAGCCAAGTGAGAGTAACCCTAAGGGTGGTTTTGCAAATGTTGAAAAACCAATTCATGTCTCGAATGTGGCTAAAGTAGAGGGTAAATAA
- the rplO gene encoding 50S ribosomal protein L15 has product MALDNLTPAENSTKKIKRVGRGQGSGMGKTASRGNNGQKSRTGYKRKRGFEGGQQPLQRRLPKVGFTSKIEKPYIINIDKIKAVAELAEITVDAIRTVHKMSSAVVKVKLIGAGAKELTAKIKDENVIFTGMSK; this is encoded by the coding sequence ATGGCATTAGATAATCTTACACCAGCAGAAAACTCTACTAAAAAGATCAAACGCGTAGGTCGTGGTCAAGGTAGTGGTATGGGTAAAACCGCAAGCCGTGGTAATAACGGTCAGAAATCTCGTACAGGTTACAAACGTAAAAGAGGTTTTGAAGGTGGTCAACAGCCACTTCAAAGAAGATTACCAAAAGTTGGTTTTACTTCTAAAATTGAAAAACCTTATATTATCAACATTGATAAAATTAAAGCAGTTGCAGAACTTGCTGAAATTACAGTTGATGCTATTAGAACTGTACATAAAATGTCCAGTGCAGTTGTTAAAGTGAAATTGATCGGTGCAGGCGCAAAAGAGTTGACTGCTAAGATCAAAGACGAAAACGTCATCTTTACTGGAATGAGTAAATGA
- the rpsE gene encoding 30S ribosomal protein S5: MEKYNREEFEEVIVNIGRVTKVVKGGRRFRFTALVVVGNKKGLVGFGFGKAKEVPDAIRKAVDDAFKNIVKVNIKGSTIAHDVEVKFNASRIILKPASDGTGVIAGGATRPVVELAGIKDILTKSLGSNNASNVVRATIKALSMIKS, from the coding sequence ATGGAAAAATATAACAGAGAAGAGTTTGAAGAAGTCATCGTTAACATTGGCCGCGTAACAAAAGTTGTTAAAGGCGGTAGACGTTTTAGATTTACAGCACTAGTCGTTGTTGGAAATAAAAAAGGTCTTGTTGGCTTTGGTTTTGGTAAGGCTAAAGAGGTTCCTGATGCTATTAGAAAAGCAGTTGATGATGCATTTAAAAACATTGTCAAAGTAAATATCAAAGGTTCAACAATCGCTCATGATGTTGAAGTTAAATTTAATGCAAGTCGTATTATTCTTAAACCAGCAAGTGATGGTACCGGCGTTATCGCTGGTGGTGCAACTCGCCCTGTCGTTGAACTTGCAGGTATTAAAGATATTTTGACAAAGTCATTGGGTTCAAACAACGCTTCTAACGTGGTAAGAGCAACAATTAAAGCTCTTAGCATGATTAAAAGCTAA
- a CDS encoding 50S ribosomal protein L23, producing the protein MADITDIKAILYTEKSLSLQENGTVVIQTSVRMTKNGLKEVLKQYFGFTPLKINSLRVMGKVKKFKGIEGKRNDFKKFYVQLPEGAKLENVEA; encoded by the coding sequence ATGGCTGATATTACTGATATTAAGGCAATCCTTTATACTGAAAAGAGCTTGAGCCTTCAAGAGAATGGTACAGTTGTTATCCAAACTTCAGTAAGAATGACAAAAAATGGTTTAAAAGAAGTATTAAAACAATACTTTGGTTTCACTCCATTAAAAATCAATTCTCTTAGAGTTATGGGAAAAGTTAAGAAGTTTAAAGGCATTGAAGGCAAACGTAATGATTTTAAAAAGTTTTATGTTCAGTTGCCAGAGGGCGCTAAACTAGAGAATGTGGAGGCGTAA
- the rplN gene encoding 50S ribosomal protein L14 has product MIQSFTRLAVADNSGAKEIMCIKVLGGSKRRYATVGDVIIASVKKALPSGKVKKGQVVKAVIVRTKKEIQRENGSLIRFDENAAVILDNKREPIGTRIFGPVGREVRYANFMKIVSLAPEVL; this is encoded by the coding sequence ATGATACAAAGTTTTACAAGATTAGCTGTTGCTGATAACAGTGGTGCTAAAGAGATCATGTGTATTAAAGTTCTTGGTGGTAGTAAACGTCGTTATGCAACCGTAGGTGATGTTATCATTGCTTCTGTCAAAAAAGCTTTGCCAAGTGGTAAAGTGAAAAAAGGACAAGTTGTCAAAGCGGTTATCGTAAGAACAAAAAAAGAGATCCAAAGAGAAAACGGCTCACTCATTCGTTTTGATGAGAATGCTGCTGTTATTCTTGATAACAAAAGAGAGCCAATCGGTACAAGGATTTTCGGACCAGTTGGTCGTGAAGTTCGTTATGCTAACTTCATGAAAATCGTATCTTTGGCACCGGAGGTACTATAA
- the rpmJ gene encoding 50S ribosomal protein L36, translated as MKVRPSVKKMCDKCKVIKRKGIVRVICVNPKHKQRQG; from the coding sequence ATGAAAGTACGACCTTCTGTAAAGAAGATGTGCGATAAGTGCAAAGTGATAAAACGAAAAGGTATCGTTAGAGTCATTTGCGTAAATCCAAAACATAAACAGAGACAAGGATAA
- the rplP gene encoding 50S ribosomal protein L16, which produces MLMPKRTKYKKQMKGRNRGEAHSGASISFGEIGLKAVEAGRIDSRQIEAARIAYTRHVKRQAKTWIRVFPDKPLTAKPIETRMGKGKGSVDKWVMNVKPGRIIFEMAGVPEELAREALTLAMHKLPFKTKIVTRESENEVY; this is translated from the coding sequence ATGTTAATGCCTAAAAGAACGAAATATAAAAAGCAGATGAAAGGCCGCAACCGCGGTGAAGCTCATAGTGGTGCTTCAATCTCTTTTGGTGAAATCGGTCTAAAAGCTGTTGAAGCTGGACGTATTGATTCACGCCAAATTGAGGCTGCGAGGATTGCTTATACAAGACACGTTAAGCGTCAAGCTAAGACTTGGATTCGTGTATTCCCAGACAAACCATTAACTGCTAAGCCTATCGAAACACGTATGGGTAAAGGTAAAGGTTCTGTTGATAAGTGGGTTATGAATGTTAAGCCTGGTAGAATTATTTTTGAAATGGCAGGTGTACCTGAAGAATTAGCGCGTGAAGCGTTGACACTTGCAATGCATAAATTGCCTTTCAAAACCAAGATTGTAACTCGAGAGAGCGAAAATGAAGTATATTGA
- the rpsS gene encoding 30S ribosomal protein S19, translated as MARSLKKGPFVDAHLLKKTVEAKETKSNKPIKTWSRRSTIIPDMIGITFNVHNGRNFVPVYVTENHIGYKMGEFAPTRTFKGHKGSVQKKIGK; from the coding sequence ATGGCTAGATCGCTAAAAAAAGGTCCTTTTGTTGATGCTCATTTGTTGAAAAAAACGGTTGAAGCAAAAGAGACAAAATCAAACAAGCCGATTAAGACATGGTCTCGTAGAAGTACTATTATTCCTGATATGATCGGTATTACATTTAATGTCCATAACGGTAGAAACTTTGTACCAGTTTATGTTACAGAGAACCATATTGGTTATAAAATGGGTGAGTTTGCACCAACTCGTACGTTCAAGGGTCATAAGGGCTCTGTTCAGAAAAAAATTGGTAAGTAG
- the rpsQ gene encoding 30S ribosomal protein S17 has product MALKREIQGVVVQKTGDKTITVLVERRVMHPRYRKFVKRFKKYLVHDESNQVKIGDTVSAIECRPLSKRKSFRLSAIVKVGVE; this is encoded by the coding sequence ATGGCTTTAAAACGAGAGATTCAAGGCGTAGTTGTTCAGAAAACTGGTGATAAAACAATCACCGTTTTGGTAGAGAGACGTGTAATGCACCCAAGATATCGCAAGTTCGTTAAACGTTTCAAAAAATACCTAGTCCATGACGAGAGCAACCAAGTAAAAATCGGCGACACAGTAAGCGCTATCGAGTGCAGACCACTTTCAAAAAGAAAGTCTTTTAGACTTAGCGCGATTGTTAAAGTGGGAGTTGAATAA
- the rplR gene encoding 50S ribosomal protein L18 encodes MRANILKRKLALRVKRKKRVRADISGTAERPRVSFFKSNRFMYAQAIDDVNGVTLASVDGKKLGFNASKASAAEVAKAFAETLKAKNLTQVVYDRNGYLYHGVVAAFADGLRANGIVL; translated from the coding sequence ATGAGAGCAAATATTTTAAAACGAAAGCTTGCATTAAGAGTTAAGCGTAAAAAAAGAGTAAGAGCAGATATTTCTGGCACAGCTGAGAGACCAAGAGTTTCTTTCTTTAAATCGAATAGATTTATGTATGCGCAAGCGATTGATGATGTTAATGGCGTTACTTTGGCAAGTGTAGATGGCAAAAAATTAGGGTTCAATGCTAGCAAAGCAAGTGCAGCAGAAGTTGCAAAAGCTTTTGCAGAAACGCTCAAGGCTAAGAATTTGACTCAAGTTGTCTATGATAGAAATGGTTATTTGTATCATGGTGTAGTTGCTGCTTTTGCAGACGGCCTTAGAGCAAACGGCATAGTGCTATAA
- the rpmC gene encoding 50S ribosomal protein L29: MKYIDLNGKSASELLELLKEKKVLLFTLRQKLKTMQLTNPNEIKEVRRDIARINTAISAQNK, from the coding sequence ATGAAGTATATTGATTTAAACGGCAAAAGCGCGTCAGAGCTTTTAGAGTTGTTAAAAGAGAAAAAGGTTCTTTTGTTTACATTAAGACAAAAGCTAAAAACAATGCAACTTACTAATCCAAATGAGATTAAAGAAGTTAGAAGAGATATCGCACGTATTAATACGGCAATTTCTGCTCAAAACAAGTAG
- the secY gene encoding preprotein translocase subunit SecY, which translates to MSQDLTRKILVTLGFIFAYRILAYVPVPGVNLEVIKEFFDSNSSNALGMFNMFSGNAAQRLSIISLGIMPYITASIIMELLAATFPALGKMKKERDGMVKYMQIIRYATIGITIVQAIGVSVGLGGLSGRAGESAIMIDMTTFTAIAAASMLTGTMLLMWIGEQITQRGIGNGISLIIFAGIVSGIPHAIGGTINLVNTGELNFLVVIGILAVILATVGSIIYVEMGERRVPISYSRKVVLQNQHKRIMNYVPIKMNLSGVIPPIFASAILMFPSTIMQASTNPIVQAIHDFLNPNSYVFNVLTFLFVIFFAYFYASIVFNAKDISENLKKQGGFIPGVRPGESTALFLNEVAGRLTLWGSIYLGLISTLPWVLVKFMGVPFYFGGTAVLIVVQVALDTMRKIEAQMYMNKYETLSAVGL; encoded by the coding sequence ATGAGCCAAGATCTCACGAGGAAGATCTTAGTTACATTAGGCTTTATTTTTGCATATAGGATACTGGCATACGTGCCAGTTCCTGGTGTAAATCTAGAGGTAATTAAAGAGTTCTTCGACTCCAATAGCTCAAATGCCCTTGGAATGTTTAATATGTTCAGCGGTAACGCTGCACAACGTCTTAGTATTATATCGTTAGGTATTATGCCTTACATCACCGCGTCTATCATTATGGAACTTCTTGCAGCAACTTTCCCAGCACTTGGTAAAATGAAAAAAGAACGTGATGGTATGGTGAAATACATGCAGATCATTCGATATGCAACGATTGGTATTACGATTGTACAAGCCATTGGTGTTTCCGTTGGTCTTGGAGGGTTAAGTGGTCGAGCAGGCGAGAGTGCCATTATGATCGATATGACAACCTTTACAGCCATTGCTGCAGCGAGTATGCTTACTGGAACCATGTTACTCATGTGGATTGGTGAACAGATTACGCAACGTGGTATTGGTAATGGTATCAGTTTGATTATTTTTGCAGGTATCGTTTCGGGGATTCCACACGCAATTGGCGGTACTATTAACCTTGTGAATACTGGCGAGTTGAATTTCCTTGTCGTTATTGGAATTTTAGCCGTTATCTTAGCGACAGTTGGTTCAATTATTTATGTTGAAATGGGCGAACGCCGTGTTCCTATTTCGTATTCACGCAAAGTAGTGCTTCAAAATCAACATAAACGTATTATGAATTATGTTCCTATTAAAATGAACCTAAGTGGTGTTATTCCTCCTATTTTTGCAAGTGCAATTTTGATGTTTCCATCAACAATTATGCAAGCAAGTACAAACCCTATTGTTCAAGCAATCCACGATTTCTTGAATCCAAATAGTTATGTCTTTAATGTCCTCACTTTCTTATTCGTTATTTTCTTTGCTTATTTTTACGCATCAATTGTTTTTAATGCTAAAGATATTTCAGAAAATCTCAAAAAACAAGGTGGCTTTATTCCTGGTGTTAGACCAGGCGAAAGTACTGCACTCTTTTTAAATGAAGTAGCAGGTAGATTAACACTTTGGGGTTCAATCTATTTAGGACTTATTTCAACACTTCCTTGGGTTTTGGTTAAATTTATGGGAGTTCCATTTTATTTCGGAGGTACTGCGGTTTTGATCGTTGTTCAAGTAGCCCTTGATACAATGCGCAAAATTGAGGCACAAATGTACATGAATAAATATGAAACATTGAGTGCTGTAGGACTTTAA
- the rpsM gene encoding 30S ribosomal protein S13, whose translation MARIAGVDLPMKKRVEYGLTYIYGIGLTSSRAILTATGISFDKRVHELSEDEVAAIRKEIQAGFQVEGDLRKKVAMDIKALMDMGSYRGLRHRKGLPVRGQKTKTNARTRKGKKRTVGAKAK comes from the coding sequence ATGGCAAGGATTGCAGGTGTAGACCTTCCAATGAAAAAGAGAGTAGAGTATGGTTTGACATACATCTACGGTATAGGTTTAACAAGTTCTAGAGCTATTTTAACAGCTACTGGAATTTCGTTTGATAAGAGAGTTCATGAGCTAAGTGAAGATGAAGTTGCTGCGATTCGTAAAGAGATTCAAGCAGGATTCCAAGTAGAGGGTGACCTTCGTAAAAAAGTGGCTATGGATATTAAAGCTTTGATGGATATGGGAAGCTATAGAGGTCTTAGACACAGAAAAGGCTTGCCAGTTCGTGGACAAAAAACAAAAACGAATGCGCGTACCCGAAAAGGTAAAAAACGCACCGTTGGCGCTAAAGCTAAATAA
- a CDS encoding type Z 30S ribosomal protein S14 yields MAKKSMIAKAARKPKFQVRAYTRCQICGRPHSVYRDFGICRICLRKMANEGLIPGLKKASW; encoded by the coding sequence ATGGCTAAAAAATCGATGATTGCAAAGGCTGCTAGAAAGCCTAAGTTTCAAGTAAGAGCATACACAAGATGTCAAATTTGTGGACGTCCACACTCTGTTTACAGAGATTTTGGTATCTGCAGAATTTGTCTTCGTAAAATGGCAAATGAGGGTCTTATTCCAGGCCTCAAAAAAGCAAGCTGGTAA
- the rplE gene encoding 50S ribosomal protein L5, translating to MNRLQEKFNAEVQPALVKEFNIANPMLSPKIEKVVISVGAGEEGKDTKLLQNIVDTISLIAGQKAVVANAKKSVAGFKVRAGYPVGVKVTLRKENMYAFLDKLISVALPRVKDFRGLPRVGFDGRANYNFGLNEQLMFPEVEYDNIMKTHGMNITIVTTASNDKEAFRLLELIGLPFAKGK from the coding sequence ATGAACAGATTGCAAGAGAAATTTAATGCTGAAGTTCAACCAGCATTGGTTAAAGAGTTTAATATTGCTAATCCTATGTTGTCACCTAAAATTGAAAAAGTTGTTATCAGCGTTGGTGCTGGTGAAGAAGGTAAAGATACTAAGTTATTGCAAAATATCGTCGATACCATCTCTTTAATCGCTGGTCAAAAAGCGGTTGTTGCGAATGCTAAAAAATCAGTTGCTGGTTTTAAAGTACGTGCTGGTTACCCAGTCGGTGTTAAAGTAACACTTCGTAAAGAGAACATGTATGCATTTTTGGACAAGCTTATCTCTGTAGCCCTTCCTAGAGTAAAAGATTTTAGAGGTCTTCCAAGAGTAGGTTTTGACGGACGTGCAAACTACAACTTTGGTCTTAATGAGCAATTGATGTTCCCAGAAGTTGAGTATGATAACATTATGAAAACTCACGGAATGAATATTACGATCGTAACAACTGCTAGCAATGATAAAGAAGCGTTTAGACTTCTTGAACTCATTGGTTTGCCGTTCGCAAAAGGTAAATAA
- the rplF gene encoding 50S ribosomal protein L6, translating to MSRIGKKPVKIPAGIEVSVNGAVIAFKKGSVSKELDTKGNVDVKVQDGELVFISKGADRQSSAFWGTYRALGQNVITGLTEGFKKQLEINGVGYRAAVNGNVLELQLGFSHPINYEFPKDIQIAVEKNVITIQGDDKQVVGQIAAEIRSFRAPEPYKGKGVKYSDETIIRKAGKTSKK from the coding sequence ATGTCTCGTATTGGTAAAAAGCCTGTTAAGATACCTGCTGGGATTGAAGTCTCAGTTAATGGTGCTGTAATAGCGTTTAAAAAAGGTAGTGTTTCAAAAGAATTGGACACTAAGGGAAATGTTGACGTAAAAGTTCAAGATGGAGAGCTTGTATTTATTTCAAAAGGTGCTGATCGTCAGAGCAGCGCTTTTTGGGGAACATACCGTGCGCTTGGTCAAAATGTTATCACAGGTTTAACTGAAGGTTTTAAAAAGCAACTTGAGATTAACGGTGTTGGTTATAGAGCTGCCGTTAATGGTAATGTTCTTGAACTTCAACTAGGATTTTCTCACCCAATCAATTATGAATTTCCAAAAGATATTCAAATTGCAGTTGAAAAAAACGTGATTACAATTCAAGGTGATGACAAGCAAGTAGTTGGTCAGATTGCTGCCGAAATTAGAAGTTTTAGAGCTCCAGAGCCTTACAAAGGTAAAGGTGTTAAATATTCTGATGAAACTATTATCCGTAAAGCCGGAAAAACTTCCAAGAAGTAA
- the rplB gene encoding 50S ribosomal protein L2 yields the protein MAIKSFKPYTPSRRFLTGLDSSDITAKASVPSLLVKIAATAGRNNNGRITSRHKEAGAKKLYRIIDFKRRKFDVEGTVAAIEYDPNRNCRIALINYADGEKRYILQPSGLKVGDKIQAAEAGLDIKPGNAMKLKSIPVGTILHNIELKPGKGGQMARSAGGYAQLMGKETQYVMVRLPSGEMRQILAECMATVGVVGNEDWANVVIGKAGRNRHRGIRPQTRGSAMNPVDHPHGGGEGKTNSGRHPVTPWGQPTKGRKTRKKKASDKLIISRRKGK from the coding sequence ATGGCAATAAAATCATTTAAACCATATACCCCGAGCCGTAGATTTTTAACAGGACTTGATTCAAGCGACATTACTGCAAAAGCTAGTGTTCCTTCACTCCTTGTTAAAATTGCTGCAACGGCAGGTAGAAATAACAATGGTAGAATCACTTCTCGTCATAAAGAAGCGGGCGCTAAAAAACTTTACAGAATTATTGACTTCAAAAGAAGAAAATTTGATGTAGAAGGAACAGTTGCTGCCATTGAGTATGATCCAAATAGAAATTGTAGAATTGCTCTTATCAATTATGCAGATGGTGAGAAAAGATATATCCTTCAACCATCAGGCTTAAAAGTTGGCGATAAAATTCAAGCAGCAGAAGCTGGTCTTGATATTAAACCAGGTAACGCAATGAAACTAAAAAGCATCCCTGTTGGTACGATCTTACACAATATTGAACTTAAACCTGGTAAGGGTGGTCAGATGGCACGTAGTGCTGGTGGTTACGCTCAACTTATGGGTAAAGAGACTCAGTATGTTATGGTAAGACTTCCAAGTGGTGAGATGAGACAAATATTGGCAGAGTGTATGGCTACTGTTGGTGTTGTTGGAAATGAAGATTGGGCAAACGTTGTTATCGGTAAAGCGGGTCGTAATAGACACCGTGGTATTAGACCTCAAACTCGTGGTTCTGCAATGAACCCAGTAGATCACCCACATGGTGGTGGTGAGGGTAAAACCAACTCAGGACGTCATCCAGTAACTCCATGGGGACAACCAACTAAAGGTAGAAAAACTCGTAAGAAAAAAGCGAGCGACAAACTGATTATTTCTAGAAGAAAAGGAAAATAG